From a single Nicotiana tomentosiformis chromosome 2, ASM39032v3, whole genome shotgun sequence genomic region:
- the LOC138906029 gene encoding uncharacterized protein, which produces MIETKGMLQQLIETNGKMQEKLATHNSAIKGIETQLGQLSMALNNLPQGTLPADININPKEQNPNQLMAVSLRNGRDLDREQEVAQSMRDAVKITPVTLEIDESTELTEVVIEHAQVDKGKEKEFEQFPEHVVEKAPNKEKTPSSGQKLTPAPFPQRLAKQRKHDQYRKFMEMLRQIQLNISLMDALREMPGYAKMMKNMMSRKFDFQDLSTVTLTQTCSAVVIRPMA; this is translated from the coding sequence ATGATAGAAACCAAGGGcatgctgcaacaactcattgaGACAAATGGaaagatgcaagaaaagttagccACACATAATTCAGCTATTAAAGGCATTGAAACTCAATTAGGCCAGTTATCTATGGCCTTGAACAATCTCCCACAAGGAACATTGCCTGCAGATATAAATATCAATCCAAAGGAGCAGAACCCAAATCAGCTAATGGCAGTGAGTCTCAGGAATGGAAGGGATTTAGACAGAGAGCAAGAAGTTGCTCAATCTATGAGAGACGCAGTGAAAATTACTCCAGTGACATTAGAGATCGACGAGTCAACAGAGCTCACGGAGGTTGTAATTGAACATGCACAAGTTGACAAAGGCAAGGAGAAGGAATTTGAACAATTCCCAGAACATGTGGTGGAAAAGGCTCCTAATAAAGAAAAGACACCAAGCAGTGGGCAGAAGCTAACTCCTGCTCCATTTCCTCAAAGGTTGGCAAAGCAAAGGAAACATGATCAATAtaggaaattcatggaaatgctcagacaaattcaattgaatatttcgctgatggatgctttgagggaaatgccaggctatgcaaaaatgatgaagaatATGATGTCTCGAAAATTTGATTTCCAAGACCTGTCTACTGTAACTCTAACTCAAACCTGCAGCGCGGTAGTGATAAGACCTATGGCTTAA
- the LOC138906030 gene encoding uncharacterized protein produces the protein MWLNNEEIIFNVQQSIRRPSEFANYSLVEAVDVILQEEDETLNVRDPLEACLMNLEDVVGEEFPEWVMDLEDQGFWKREPQFEPLHLEKRAIPPAKPSIEEPPQLDPKPLPAHLGYAFLGPNSTLPVIISSGLLVVQIEQLLQVLQECKTAIGWTMKDIKGISPAFCMHKILLEEGHKPSREHQRRPNPNMKEVVEKEVIKWLDAGLAFEEMKKRLVTAPIIVAPNWEQPFELMCDASDYAIGAVLGQRKDKLVHPIYYARRTLSGAQLNYTMTEKKMLVVVFAFDKFKSYLIGSKVIVCTDHATLRYLIAKKESKPRLIRWVLLLQEFDLEIRDRKRTDNQVEDHLSRLEGAEKKVEVEDITETFPNE, from the exons ATGTGGTTGaataatgaagaaataatattcaatgTTCAACAATCTATAAGGAGGCCCAGCGAATTTGCAAATTATTCGCTAGTGGAGGCAGTGGATGTAATACTACAAGAGGAGGATGAGACCCTTAATGTCAGAGATCCGTTAGAAGCttgcttgatgaatttggaagatGTGGTTGGTGAAGAGTTTCCAGAGTGGGTCATGGATCTCGAAGATCAAGGGTTCTGGAAAAGGGAACCCCAGTTCGAGCCACTACACTTAGAAAAAAGAGCAATACCACCTGCAAAGccatcaatagaggagccaccacagttggaccCGAAACCGCTTCCAGCTCACCTTGGATACGCTTTCTTAGGGCCTAActctactttacctgttattatctcatccggTTTGTTAGTTGTGCAGATAGAACAACTTCTACAAGTGTTACAGGAATGTAAGACTGCTATTGGTTGGACCATGAAAGATATAAAGGGTATCAGCCCGGCCTTTTGTATGCACAAGATTCTCTTGGAagaggggcacaaaccttccagagaacatcaaagaaggccgAACCcgaacatgaaagaagtggtagagaaagaagtgatcaagtggttagatgcgg GTTTGGCATTTGAGGAGATGAAGAAGagactggtgactgcaccaatcattgttgcacccaactgggagcaaccgttcgagctcatgtgtgacgcgagtgattatgctataggagcagtcctGGGGCAGCGAAAGGACAAACTggtgcacccaatttactatgcaagaAGAACGCTAAGTGGTGCACAACTGAATTATACTATGACTGAGAAAAAGATGTTGGTTGTGGTATTTGCATTCGACAAATTCAAGTcttatttgattggttcaaaagtgATTGTTTGTACTGACCATGCAACACTTAGGtacttgatagcaaagaaggagtcaaagccacgcttgatccgttgggttcttttgctacaagaattcgatTTGGAGATCCGCGATAGGAAAAGGACAGATAACCAAGTGGAAGACCACCTTTCAAGGTTGGAGGGAGCTGAAAAGAAAGTAGAGGTTGAAGATATAACTGAGACATTCCCGAACGAATAA